TTTGGCTTGGAGTTGCCAAAAGTGACGAAGACCACTCCTGGCTCCTGGAAGCTGCCGTTGGTGTGGAAATCTTCACCTGGGCTCTTCAAGTACCTCCGAAACAGGGGTGAGGCAGATACCTCGTATCGGGGGTGCGAGACCACGTCGCACGTGGAGGATGTTTGTGTCTCAGACTGCTTGGTGACTGTGGTGGACGAAGTGATGATTTTGTTGCCAAACTGATCCATTTCCTCGTACTGCTCTGTGACAGTCCGGGTGGCCCCGTAGAGTTTGGACCCATCAGGCCCTGTCTGCAGCTCCAAGATGCTTTTCTGCCTCCGTGGGTTCTGTGGgctgggggtgttcagggaGCAATATTCTGGAAAGCCTCCTTTCATCCCACAGTGGCAGCTGCTTTTGGAGGTGTCCGGAGggcatttctctttctcactgACCTGGTGGTTGGTGTTTCCAAGGGTGTGCTGTTTCACTGAGTTCAGCCCGGTGTTTGTTTGGGTGGGCTCTGGTCTCTTCTCGAAGGGAGCCTTGTCACGCCCAACAGACCCTGTGGATGGATGGTTAAAGGAGCTAAAACTGTCCTGAGCAAAAGCATCCCTCTTTCCTGGAGTGTCAGGATAGTCTGGTGAGGCCATGTCCCGTGGGGAATGTGCTGTCCTGGGTGATTCTGCAGGTTTCCTGGCAGCAGACTCGATGGAGATGTAGGAAGGTGAGGAGGGAGAGCTGACACGAGAATGAACAAAGCGGGGGACCTCTAGCTCTGACTTGGTTACCTCGGTCTTTTCTGCCACCTTTGCATCTCCCGCCGAGGCTGCCTCGCCTGTCTCTACTGTGGCTCCATCCTGCCTGGCTTTGCTTGAGACAATACTGATTTTGCGGAtattgctgctgctcacagagctCTGGGTGTTCCCCAGAGACTCCTTGAACAGCCCAGAGAGCCCAGCGATGTCCGACTCAGACTTGAGACTAGACACAGAATAAAGAGCTTTCTTGATAGCCTCCTCGATGTCCAGGAGTCGGGCAAGTGTCTGCTCCTTCAGGTGGATAATCTCAGCACTTGCCCTCTCCAGGTCCCCAAAAACCAGCTCTACTGAGGAGACGCTGTCAGCATCATCCTTTGCCTGTGTCTCAGCCCTATCCTGTTGTTTGACCTGGTTGGTCTTCTGACGAACCACCCAGTCAGGCACCTTCTCAAAGAAGCTCCTCAGAGCTTTCACATCCACTTTGCTCGTCTCCTCTTCAAACTCCTTCACCCTAGTCAAGATCTCTTGCAGTTCCTCCTGTCTGCGGAGATTTTCAAAGATCTCCATAGCCTCCTTGACATTGCCTTTCATGATCTCCTCTTTGTGTACCGACAGCCTCTTCCGACGTTCATCTTCGGTTTCTTTCTTGGGTTTTTCTCGCATAATGACTGCTGACTTCTCCTGAGCAGGCGCCTCTGCCTCCCCATCAGGACATTTCTGTTGCCCCCTATCTCCCTGTTGTTCCTCCTTGGAGGGGTTCACTGGCTGCTGATGGAAGGACATTGAATGACTCGTTTGCCTCCTCTCACTCACCTGCTGCATAACTCTCTGACTATCCCATGACATGTAAGCATTATACACACTTTCCCTTTCCACCTTGGGCAAGGCATTTTTTGAGATGTCATCTCCTCTCTTTGGAGGAGTGCTGTGGCCCACAGAGGAGGTGCTTGGCTCAGCCTGTCCTGGCATGTTAAGGGTCTGTGCTCTACCAGGACAGGCTGGATGTGATACTGAACAGAACCTGTCCTCTTGTTGATGCAGCTCTGAATGTCTCTGAACTACCTTGCCCGGGCAGctccctggagctgctgctttcccattCAACGTTCCTTGCTCGACTTGAAAGCCAACCACTCCATTTTTCATTGGCTTTGAAGTCTCAGCCCTGCCCACTTCTGACTTGCTTTGTCCTCCTTTGCTTGTCTTGTACCTTTCCTCTGCCAGTTGAAGAGGGGTTTTGGCAGTGTGTTTAGGCAGCTTTCTCTCAGGGCTCATACCCTGAACCATGATGGATTTGTCCATGGATGACTCCAAAGTGCAGCATTTTGCCTGCCCCTCCCCGTGGCCTGATTGTTCACATACTTTCACACAATTTAATTCCAGCTCTGTAGCAGGAGGCTTTGGCTTGCTGACCTCCCTCAGGCCTTGAGGTTTGGGAGGCAGGGGTGGAGGGATGGGCTTGGCTGATCTGCTTGTGCTGTTATTTGTGGAGGCACAATATGCCTCGTTTAAGAGGTGCTCAGGTTTTGGAGGGGGAACAGGTTTTTTCCTAGGTGGGGCAGTAATCTCTGATTTTGGAGAAATCTTGGACTTCTCTGCAGCATCCTGATCACTGGGCTTGCAGGACAGAGAAGGGAGGGTTGGAAAAGGGGTCTGGATTGGTGCAGAACATCCTAGGACTTCATCTTTGCAGGCTGGTGGTGGAAGGGCACCTTCTCTTGTTGCTTTAGCTGAGGGTGGGCAATGATCTGCTTTCATCACAGCaactggaggaggaggaggaaagtcATTATCAGCCTGCGACCCTGAAGCCACTACAGCTGTCTGGTTACTAATGACTTGagtctcatttttctttttacacacAGAATAGGACTGCCCTGCATTTCTGTATATCATAGCGGCTTTAAAATCCCCTCTGGAGACATTAACATTAGACTTTTCCAGTGACTGAAGTGTGGCTTTTAAATTACCTCGGACAACATCCTCCTTTTCTACCAGGCACTGTTCTGTGGCGGCACTTTGCAGTGCTCTGATAGCTGTCTGTACATCCCCTCTGATAATAACATCTCTTTCTTCTTGCACTGATTGCTCTTTGTAATCAGACTCAACAAAAGGATTTATATAGGTTTTCACGGGCGTGGCAGTATAAAGGCCATCCTTAATGCTAACATCTCTACTAGGCACAACTTGGTTTTCCTGGCTCAATAGTTGTCCTCCCTGTACTTCCTCTGAAGCACTGACCTTTTTGTGTGACGCTATGCTCTTCTGAGACATGCTTGTGTGAGTCTGGGGTGCCTCCTGGACTGTAGTGGTGGTGGTTCTGATGGCAGTGCTGGTGCTCTCCCTCGTGGTAGATGCAGAGTCCTGTTGGCGTACGGTTGACTGAAGGGTCTTTGTGCCCTGCATGCTGGCTGCCTGTTGCCTGCAGGCTGTGTGGACCTCCTCCCTGTTTTTTTGTAGCTTGCTTTGGACGTGGTGTTGAATgttttttgcttctgctgttgctaGCCTCAGGCTTTGCATTGCAGCCTGAAGATCGCTCCCAAGGACCTTCTCTTCTGGCTGCATCTGGCTGGCTTGCCCAGTCACCAAACTCTGGTATTCTCTGGCCACCTCACCCCTCTCAGCTGTCACTTTGGTCTGAGTTGTGCCTTGCATCATAGCTTTGGGTTCCTTCAAATAAGCAGAGGTGGactcttctttctctgccttcttgCTGACATCCGCAACCCTTTGAATTGACTTTGTAGTTACTTTAAGCCCCCCTGacataatttcttcctttcccatcaCTGTGGGCAGGCTCTGGGGCTTCCCAAGACATTGCACAGTGGTGCCTGTCACACCTGTTGCATGCACAGCCTCTTTCTGTAATGCACCCTCTTTGCCCACGCTTTCACATACGAACACCTTTTTTGCTCCCTCCATGGCCCCTGACTCTCCCTCTGCAATTACTTTCTCTACTTGTTCTTTGTTTGCTAAGACATGAATCTTAGCCCCCTGCACAAGTGGGACACTTTCAGCTgccccctgctctgcctgggaaGAGATGAGGGACTGTATCTCTGACTCCTGCTGGAGGTTCTTCAGATAGTCCAGGTCTCCCTTCTCAATGCAGCTTGCAAAAAGCTGGACGTTCCCCTTCTCATTGTCCTCACGCTTAACAGTTGCAGTTGCCTTCTGTTCCTGAGAAGAAGCCAGCAGGTTCCCTATCGTTGACTTCACATCCCCCTTGACAACTTTTTGCTGGACAGAATGGAACAGGAGGGAGTAGAGGGTCATCTTCATTGATCCTGACTTTGTCTCTTGTAAGACCATCCCCTTTTTGATGGAAGCATCTTGACTGAGAAGGCCCTGGAGAGCCTTAGCTACGTTTCCACTCAAGTCCTCTTTGCTTTTAACAGCTTCGCTCTggtccagcagctgcagtgagctTACTTTGATCTTGCCCTCTCTGTCCTCCTCCACCAGCACGCTCTGGGCTTCCACGTTGGTcctgtgcaggagctgca
The genomic region above belongs to Cygnus atratus isolate AKBS03 ecotype Queensland, Australia chromosome 2, CAtr_DNAZoo_HiC_assembly, whole genome shotgun sequence and contains:
- the XIRP1 gene encoding xin actin-binding repeat-containing protein 1 — protein: MAEAQKSSQVAIKKMEEDLPPPPALGSVQVIAPGSQDPNPLPVPPPKQAFSKFYQQRQVNELKRLYRHMHPELRKNLEEAVTEDLAEMLNTEDPNAQGSVNLDKVLPGEVQSMRWIFENWALDSIGDHQATKKLTEEEIIPGGDVKSTSLRFESQSINGDSLSTPAKDSETDLARGDVHTARWLFETQPLDSLNKLYSDETEVQEAVLKEPVQGGDVKGARELFEAQSLDAIGRCCSVEEKSILQLKSEIQELKGDVKKTIRLFQTEPLCAIRDKTGNIHEIKSVCREEIQSNAVRTARWLFETQPLDTINKDTSKVQIIRGISLEEIGRPDVSGARWIFETQPLDAIREITVEEQDFKASTDFVTGADVSKQRLLFETQTLDSLKGEDSETVTAKEQVIGGDVKSTLWLFETQPMETLKDNFEVGRLKKVELSAEEKGDVKQRKHVFETCPLGSISKAFEEEISETSTEEAVKGDVKSFKTLFETLPLDSIKEADAEPITKEEEKIPAGNVKANQILFETTPLYAIKDSFGNFHEVTSVSREQVISGDVKNYKWMFETRPLDQFDESTKKVDIIRGITKQEVVAGDVRTAKWLFETQPIDVIHHQAMQGEEHPSVKREISQRGDVKTCRWLFETQPIHTLYEKSEKKQEEDVCVPQADVKSYTWMFETQPLDSLKGQEEQYLKVSKAYSQEELQGVDVKTVRHLFETEPLGSSIVGEADQKKTMRYSSRVEIQSGEVSRVKEFFEAKPLDTTTKPTAVVKDDGTIEAGSVHKFTWLFENYPMDSLKDSSEGIQEIPPEKDIKGGDVGGKRFIFETYSLDQIHDKVDETELQKIQKDTMSKANVKSCTMLFESQPLYAIQDKEGGYHEVTSVQKEEIMKGDVKGARWLFETKPLDQIKKEEEVFVIRAVTQEDIKKGDVQAARWRFETEPLDSFSGGKISVPRTVDDVQKGDVQSNKQLFESQQVGQKKYVRMVSVSDVQRGDVRTSTWLFENQPVDSLHGDADRSSSISTVQREDSQKGDVKRCTWLFETQPMDTLKDTEVTASAGAQEAIPRADVKSTTWLFESTPLDKFSASEASGETELKERTMKETLETLCTCQAIQHDGILIEANDMESVKMVKYQLSTPGAPEILKEEIVGGHLQRIMLQLLHRTNVEAQSVLVEEDREGKIKVSSLQLLDQSEAVKSKEDLSGNVAKALQGLLSQDASIKKGMVLQETKSGSMKMTLYSLLFHSVQQKVVKGDVKSTIGNLLASSQEQKATATVKREDNEKGNVQLFASCIEKGDLDYLKNLQQESEIQSLISSQAEQGAAESVPLVQGAKIHVLANKEQVEKVIAEGESGAMEGAKKVFVCESVGKEGALQKEAVHATGVTGTTVQCLGKPQSLPTVMGKEEIMSGGLKVTTKSIQRVADVSKKAEKEESTSAYLKEPKAMMQGTTQTKVTAERGEVAREYQSLVTGQASQMQPEEKVLGSDLQAAMQSLRLATAEAKNIQHHVQSKLQKNREEVHTACRQQAASMQGTKTLQSTVRQQDSASTTRESTSTAIRTTTTTVQEAPQTHTSMSQKSIASHKKVSASEEVQGGQLLSQENQVVPSRDVSIKDGLYTATPVKTYINPFVESDYKEQSVQEERDVIIRGDVQTAIRALQSAATEQCLVEKEDVVRGNLKATLQSLEKSNVNVSRGDFKAAMIYRNAGQSYSVCKKKNETQVISNQTAVVASGSQADNDFPPPPPVAVMKADHCPPSAKATREGALPPPACKDEVLGCSAPIQTPFPTLPSLSCKPSDQDAAEKSKISPKSEITAPPRKKPVPPPKPEHLLNEAYCASTNNSTSRSAKPIPPPLPPKPQGLREVSKPKPPATELELNCVKVCEQSGHGEGQAKCCTLESSMDKSIMVQGMSPERKLPKHTAKTPLQLAEERYKTSKGGQSKSEVGRAETSKPMKNGVVGFQVEQGTLNGKAAAPGSCPGKVVQRHSELHQQEDRFCSVSHPACPGRAQTLNMPGQAEPSTSSVGHSTPPKRGDDISKNALPKVERESVYNAYMSWDSQRVMQQVSERRQTSHSMSFHQQPVNPSKEEQQGDRGQQKCPDGEAEAPAQEKSAVIMREKPKKETEDERRKRLSVHKEEIMKGNVKEAMEIFENLRRQEELQEILTRVKEFEEETSKVDVKALRSFFEKVPDWVVRQKTNQVKQQDRAETQAKDDADSVSSVELVFGDLERASAEIIHLKEQTLARLLDIEEAIKKALYSVSSLKSESDIAGLSGLFKESLGNTQSSVSSSNIRKISIVSSKARQDGATVETGEAASAGDAKVAEKTEVTKSELEVPRFVHSRVSSPSSPSYISIESAARKPAESPRTAHSPRDMASPDYPDTPGKRDAFAQDSFSSFNHPSTGSVGRDKAPFEKRPEPTQTNTGLNSVKQHTLGNTNHQVSEKEKCPPDTSKSSCHCGMKGGFPEYCSLNTPSPQNPRRQKSILELQTGPDGSKLYGATRTVTEQYEEMDQFGNKIITSSTTVTKQSETQTSSTCDVVSHPRYEVSASPLFRRYLKSPGEDFHTNGSFQEPGVVFVTFGNSKPKK